In Leptodactylus fuscus isolate aLepFus1 chromosome 2, aLepFus1.hap2, whole genome shotgun sequence, one genomic interval encodes:
- the P2RY6 gene encoding P2Y purinoceptor 6 produces MDNVTSVPFGKNSCTFHEEFKQILLPVVYSVVLVFGLPLNFIVILQVCLSRKALTRTAIYTLNLAVADFLYVCSLPLLIYNYVQHDYWPFGDFTCRFVRFQFYTNLHGSIMFLTCMSFQRYMGICHPLSVWHKKRGKKFTWVVCGIVWFIVIVQCIPTFLFASTGTQRNRTVCYDLSPPALSSRYFPYGITLTITGFLIPFIAILVCYCAMTKILCQKDNLTDVTARRRKDKAVRMIIIVVMVFAVSFFPFHLTKTIYLVVRSKAGVPCLMLQTFAIIYKCTRPFASMNSVLDPILFYFTQQKFRQSTKLLVKRVTTKWKSETINNQQ; encoded by the coding sequence ATGGACAACGTCACGTCGGTTCCCTTCGGGAAGAATTCATGTACTTTCCATGAGGAGTTTAAGCAAATCCTCCTTCCCGTGGTCTACTCCGTGGTCTTGGTCTTCGGTCTACCGCTCAACTTTATCGTGATTCTTCAAGTGTGTCTTTCGAGGAAGGCGCTGACCCGCACCGCCATCTACACCCTGAATCTAGCGGTGGCGGACTTCCTCTACGTCTGCTCCCTCCCCCTTCTGATATATAATTATGTTCAGCATGACTACTGGCCATTTGGGGACTTCACTTGCCGATTTGTCCGGTTCCAGTTCTACACCAACCTCCATGGAAGTATCATGTTCCTCACCTGTATGAGCTTTCAGAGATACATGGGCATCTGCCACCCCTTATCTGTCTGGCACAAAAAGAGGGGCAAAAAGTTCACCTGGGTGGTCTGCGGGATTGTCTGGTTTATTGTCATTGTCCAGTGTATCCCCACCTTCCTCTTTGCATCTACAGGAACGCAGAGAAACCGCACAGTCTGCTATGACCTGAGCCCACCAGCCTTATCGTCTCGCTATTTTCCATATGGCATTACATTGACCATCACCGGCTTCTTGATCCCTTTTATTGCCATTTTGGTTTGTTATTGTGCCATGACCAAAATCCTCTGCCAGAAGGACAATCTTACCGATGTGACGGCACGTCGGAGGAAGGACAAAGCCGTCCGTATGATCATCATCGTGGTCATGGTCTTTGCCGTAAGCTTCTTTCCTTTCCATCTTACCAAGACCATCTATCTGGTCGTACGTTCCAAGGCTGGAGTTCCCTGTTTGATGCTGCAAACTTTTGCTATTATATACAAATGCACGAGGCCCTTTGCTAGTATGAACAGTGTCCTGGACCCCATCTTGTTCTATTTTACCCAGCAGAAATTTAGGCAAAGCACCAAATTGTTAGTAAAGAGGGTCACCACCAAATGGAAGTCTGAAACGATCAACAATCAGCAATGA